One Candidatus Bathyarchaeota archaeon DNA segment encodes these proteins:
- a CDS encoding metallophosphoesterase gives MRIFYTTDVHGSTVCFKKFLNAGKFYKANIIILGGDITGKMVIPLVEQDDGSYIGKQFGTTYIARTDEEIQLIEKKIEDSGYYPYRMSKKEMEEFTADKSKVEKLFDQLMLERVEKWVQLAEERLKGQNIACYIQPGNDDRYLIDSILEKSDVIINPEGKVLEIDAHHEMISSGHANITPWKCPRDVPEEKLSEIIEGMVSQVKNMKNCIFNFHCPPYDTHLDKAPELDENLTPKLDGSGGFKMIPVGSKTIRNAIEKHQPLLGLHGHIHESKASQYIGKTLILNPGSEYGEGILRGALIELTDKGVKNFVFTQG, from the coding sequence TTGAGAATTTTCTATACAACAGACGTTCATGGATCAACAGTATGTTTTAAAAAATTTTTAAATGCTGGAAAATTCTATAAAGCAAATATAATAATTCTTGGTGGAGATATAACCGGTAAAATGGTTATTCCGCTTGTTGAACAAGACGACGGTTCTTATATAGGCAAACAATTTGGCACTACTTATATAGCTAGAACCGATGAGGAAATTCAATTAATAGAGAAAAAAATAGAAGATTCTGGATATTATCCTTACAGAATGAGTAAAAAAGAAATGGAGGAGTTTACAGCTGATAAATCAAAGGTTGAGAAGTTATTTGATCAATTAATGTTGGAAAGAGTTGAAAAATGGGTTCAATTAGCTGAAGAAAGATTAAAAGGTCAAAATATTGCTTGTTATATTCAACCAGGAAATGACGATCGATATTTAATAGATTCAATTTTAGAAAAATCTGATGTAATAATAAATCCTGAAGGAAAAGTTTTAGAGATAGATGCGCATCATGAAATGATTAGTAGCGGTCATGCTAATATCACTCCTTGGAAGTGTCCTAGAGATGTCCCGGAAGAAAAACTTTCAGAAATAATAGAAGGAATGGTTTCTCAGGTTAAGAATATGAAAAATTGCATTTTTAACTTTCACTGTCCACCTTATGATACGCATTTAGATAAAGCTCCAGAACTTGATGAAAATCTTACACCAAAGCTTGATGGCTCAGGAGGATTTAAAATGATTCCAGTTGGATCAAAAACTATTCGAAATGCTATCGAAAAGCATCAACCTTTATTAGGGCTTCATGGGCATATTCATGAATCAAAAGCAAGTCAGTATATTGGAAAAACTTTAATTCTTAACCCTGGAAGCGAATATGGAGAAGGGATTCTTCGAGGCGCCTTAATAGAGTTGACGGATAAAGGTGTAAAAAACTTTGTTTTCACTCAAGGTTAA
- a CDS encoding APC family permease yields the protein MAKPEEVFIRRASGLTRVIGPWDALAYAFMNPGIMYCFLYIIWTHQLYPGVDMRWTAFPGVGLMFFPALLYIWFSIAMPRSGGEYIWGSRTISPAWGFCACWGLSMVGISWAGTCTGWAIWWGLNMAFRSIAVSELGPLAANHSLWKLADFLDQPGPTIVLGTILIISFFIIMWRGARAAMILSWIGVITATMGHIAFDVGVLTGGGFSAFVERFNALSGTTYEAVLEAAKAGEWPVGVYIPAVTLGAGITYVALNTLGSTYTANIMGEVKEVRKSAIIAMLGALILFMTYWAIFYNIAYIGFSGDFWAAAAYFAPGGAGAGTWEGWPFGSVMPMPNFMLVYLNPNVAYAVISSIGFFLCTYASCMGMAFGPVRNIFAWAFDRVIPTFFAKVDKRGSPWAAVLLGAIIAEGFFILQIFQPMWIAYSILAWFFAWALVGVFGIVFYFVSRGRAIFEKSPDIVKKRIGKVPIITIWGVLCFLVGALLDYYMLVPFFQGLISSLYIWITIGFFILPPFIIYYISKYYHIRKGIPMELQFKEIPPD from the coding sequence ATGGCTAAGCCGGAAGAAGTATTTATTAGAAGAGCTTCTGGGCTTACTAGAGTTATAGGTCCTTGGGATGCCTTAGCTTACGCCTTTATGAATCCAGGAATAATGTATTGCTTCCTATATATCATATGGACACATCAGCTTTATCCAGGAGTTGATATGCGTTGGACAGCTTTTCCAGGAGTTGGCCTTATGTTCTTCCCAGCTTTGCTTTACATATGGTTTTCAATAGCGATGCCTCGTTCAGGTGGAGAATATATATGGGGAAGCAGAACTATTTCGCCTGCTTGGGGTTTTTGTGCTTGCTGGGGTTTAAGCATGGTTGGAATCTCATGGGCTGGCACCTGTACAGGCTGGGCTATATGGTGGGGTCTTAACATGGCGTTTAGATCCATAGCTGTTTCTGAGCTTGGTCCACTTGCAGCAAACCACTCGCTTTGGAAGCTTGCCGACTTCTTAGATCAACCAGGCCCAACAATAGTTTTAGGAACTATATTGATAATATCTTTCTTCATTATTATGTGGAGAGGGGCGAGAGCAGCTATGATCCTTTCTTGGATAGGAGTTATCACAGCAACGATGGGTCATATAGCCTTTGATGTTGGTGTTTTAACAGGTGGAGGCTTTTCAGCATTTGTTGAAAGATTTAATGCCTTATCAGGAACAACTTACGAAGCTGTACTCGAAGCGGCTAAAGCTGGAGAATGGCCAGTTGGAGTTTATATTCCAGCAGTAACTTTGGGAGCTGGAATAACTTATGTGGCTTTAAACACACTTGGCTCCACATATACAGCAAACATTATGGGCGAGGTGAAAGAAGTTAGAAAATCAGCTATAATTGCTATGTTAGGAGCGCTTATACTTTTTATGACTTACTGGGCTATTTTCTATAATATAGCTTATATAGGGTTTAGTGGTGATTTTTGGGCTGCAGCAGCTTATTTCGCGCCTGGTGGAGCTGGCGCAGGAACATGGGAAGGTTGGCCTTTTGGTAGCGTAATGCCTATGCCAAACTTCATGCTTGTTTACTTGAATCCAAATGTAGCATATGCAGTTATATCATCGATAGGCTTCTTCCTTTGCACTTATGCTAGCTGCATGGGTATGGCCTTTGGTCCTGTTAGAAATATATTTGCATGGGCATTTGATAGAGTTATTCCAACATTCTTCGCTAAAGTCGATAAGCGTGGTTCTCCATGGGCAGCTGTGTTATTAGGCGCTATAATAGCTGAAGGCTTCTTTATACTTCAAATATTTCAACCTATGTGGATAGCTTACTCTATATTAGCTTGGTTCTTCGCTTGGGCATTAGTAGGCGTCTTTGGAATAGTATTCTATTTTGTTTCAAGAGGGAGAGCCATATTCGAAAAATCACCTGATATTGTAAAAAAGAGAATTGGCAAAGTTCCAATAATAACGATTTGGGGTGTGCTTTGCTTCCTCGTAGGAGCTTTATTAGACTATTATATGCTTGTGCCATTCTTCCAAGGATTAATTAGCTCGTTATACATTTGGATTACTATAGGCTTCTTTATACTTCCTCCATTCATAATATACTATATATCTAAGTATTACCATATTAGAAAGGGCATCCCAATGGAGTTGCAATTCAAAGAAATCCCACCTGATTAA
- a CDS encoding MoaD/ThiS family protein: MKVKLKLYGDLKAKANKSEIELSMPKGSKVRDLLFIISKNFNEEFKEALLNSSGKLKPTIIMLVNGRNIDFINKLETQLADGDIISLVPAVFGG; encoded by the coding sequence ATGAAGGTAAAATTAAAGCTTTATGGAGATCTTAAAGCTAAGGCTAACAAAAGCGAAATCGAATTGAGTATGCCTAAAGGAAGTAAGGTAAGGGACTTGCTTTTCATAATTTCTAAAAATTTTAATGAAGAATTTAAAGAAGCGTTATTGAATTCTTCAGGGAAATTAAAACCTACTATAATAATGTTGGTAAATGGAAGAAATATAGACTTCATTAATAAGCTGGAGACTCAACTTGCTGATGGAGATATAATCAGCTTGGTTCCAGCAGTATTCGGTGGATAA
- a CDS encoding APC family permease, with the protein MAKPEEVFIRRASGLVRVVNPSDLLVYAFMNPTIPYAYHYIIWSQALYPGASPYIASLFILTLFPIAALYWLLSTAMPRSGGEYIYTSRILHPMLGLLGSWGMVLGGGLMWSGCLAVWGNWWGWGSIFIMEGLRTNNPGLIELGKSLATVNQPIPYLIGLATIALAAFFWWRGTKWVMRASWVITIATWIMLGAYIYINLTATPEAIAERMARLQGIEYNYVMEQAKSVGWSPGIMSLAATMMAGMTYYNLSTLGSTYAANIAGEVKEVQKAQLLAQLGSLTLFIVYWELFSYATYFGLGRDLIEAISYINAAGLDETVWGLPFTPVCYYLTLFLTDNPTLMHIAGPIGFLIINFGGIMGLGFAPTRNLFAYAFDGLLPKWVCDVDKKGRAYGAAFLGFIIAAIIHTINSFTPWLAYIAHTIGLWFLSWVLLGIAGMLFHIRQKRVYESSPSVVKKRIGGIPVTAILGLVTTVISAMVVYFVLYPALTGVAAGLQLKYLGSTIAVVWAIPVIICSIYMWREKRKGVPVELRFKEIPPD; encoded by the coding sequence ATGGCTAAGCCGGAAGAAGTATTTATTAGAAGAGCTTCTGGATTAGTGAGGGTTGTAAACCCATCTGACCTGCTTGTTTACGCTTTTATGAATCCAACAATACCTTACGCATACCACTATATTATATGGTCTCAAGCTCTTTATCCTGGTGCCAGCCCGTATATCGCCTCTCTATTTATTCTTACACTTTTCCCGATAGCTGCTTTATATTGGCTTTTATCTACTGCTATGCCTAGATCTGGAGGAGAGTACATTTACACAAGCAGAATTCTTCATCCAATGCTAGGCTTGCTTGGTTCTTGGGGAATGGTTTTAGGAGGAGGATTAATGTGGTCGGGTTGCTTAGCAGTATGGGGGAATTGGTGGGGTTGGGGCTCCATATTTATTATGGAAGGACTTAGAACTAATAATCCTGGCTTAATAGAGCTTGGAAAAAGTTTAGCTACAGTAAATCAACCTATACCATACTTGATAGGTTTAGCTACAATAGCTCTTGCTGCTTTCTTTTGGTGGAGAGGAACCAAATGGGTTATGAGAGCCTCATGGGTTATTACTATAGCTACTTGGATAATGTTAGGCGCATATATATACATAAATCTTACAGCTACCCCTGAGGCGATAGCTGAAAGAATGGCTCGACTTCAAGGAATAGAGTACAACTATGTTATGGAGCAGGCAAAATCTGTTGGTTGGTCTCCTGGAATAATGTCTTTAGCCGCTACTATGATGGCGGGTATGACTTATTATAACCTTAGCACTTTAGGCTCAACCTACGCAGCTAATATAGCTGGTGAAGTTAAAGAAGTTCAAAAAGCTCAGTTGCTAGCGCAACTTGGTTCCTTAACATTATTTATAGTGTATTGGGAATTGTTCTCATATGCAACTTACTTTGGACTTGGGAGAGATTTAATAGAAGCAATATCTTATATAAATGCAGCTGGTTTAGATGAAACAGTTTGGGGACTGCCATTCACGCCAGTATGTTATTATTTAACTCTCTTCTTAACAGATAACCCAACCTTAATGCATATAGCTGGTCCAATAGGCTTTCTTATAATAAATTTTGGAGGCATAATGGGACTTGGCTTTGCTCCGACTAGAAACTTATTCGCATACGCTTTTGATGGTTTATTACCAAAATGGGTTTGTGATGTAGATAAGAAAGGAAGAGCCTATGGAGCTGCATTTCTCGGTTTCATCATAGCTGCAATAATTCATACCATAAATTCCTTTACACCTTGGCTAGCTTATATCGCGCATACAATAGGTTTATGGTTCCTGAGTTGGGTGCTTCTCGGCATAGCTGGAATGCTTTTCCATATAAGGCAAAAAAGAGTTTATGAATCTTCGCCATCAGTAGTTAAGAAGAGAATAGGCGGAATTCCAGTAACAGCAATATTAGGTCTTGTAACTACGGTAATAAGTGCTATGGTAGTTTATTTCGTGCTTTATCCAGCTTTAACAGGGGTGGCTGCAGGGCTTCAGTTAAAATACTTAGGAAGCACGATAGCAGTTGTTTGGGCGATACCTGTAATAATCTGTTCGATATACATGTGGCGTGAAAAGAGGAAGGGCGTTCCTGTAGAATTAAGATTTAAAGAGATACCGCCAGACTAA
- a CDS encoding aldehyde ferredoxin oxidoreductase family protein has translation MVEFPGYNGKILRVNLSEEKITTQELTPEMAKMWVGGVGLAAKIIYDEVSAGADPLGPENVFVFAVGPYQATTIPGSGRFAVCAKSPLTGIWGESLGGGYNAHELKQAGFDAIVVTGKADKPVYLWIHDGKAELKDASHLWGKKDAYETETEIKKELKDEKIQVAPIGAGAENLVRYAGLICNYGHGCAGRTGMGAVIGSKKLKAIAFRGTRKIKVAKPDLLNEYLKELLPIINKAEFTKLNRDYGQPMAIIPREENGLLPIKNFAQGRWRDGAIKIGAPVGGPGEYNEVLKPKPETCSYCVMGCHRRVKIDYPEKYAMDSYGPEYETLAMIGSDCLIDNLLAINKANELCNRWSIDTIEFGGVCAFAMEAYEKGYITKEDLGGIELKWGDGDAMIALLEKIVKREGKVPRLLGEGLKTAGEALGCPDIALHVNGAAVPAHDPRAFFSMAVETATSTRGACHLHGFPEAIELGVPFPEAGPELSQPLDRFAKEYKGLAQAKYQDRQAVNNSLVWCFFYEFSGVTFTWTTKLLNATTGWDLTPQELLKIGERIINLQRMFNLKHGLKPERDDWLPKRFFEPRTEGGAAGKVPPLREMLDEYYKVKNWPNGIPSKEKLKELGLEFAIKDLS, from the coding sequence TTGGTTGAATTTCCTGGATATAATGGAAAAATTTTACGCGTAAACTTAAGCGAAGAAAAAATAACAACTCAAGAGTTAACTCCTGAAATGGCTAAAATGTGGGTTGGTGGAGTGGGATTAGCGGCTAAGATAATTTATGATGAGGTCTCTGCTGGAGCTGATCCTCTAGGTCCTGAAAATGTTTTTGTTTTTGCTGTTGGACCATATCAAGCTACAACTATTCCTGGAAGCGGAAGATTTGCTGTATGCGCGAAATCTCCATTAACTGGAATATGGGGGGAATCTTTAGGAGGTGGATACAATGCTCATGAGCTTAAGCAAGCTGGGTTTGACGCTATTGTTGTAACTGGGAAAGCTGATAAACCTGTTTACCTTTGGATTCATGATGGGAAAGCTGAGTTGAAAGATGCTTCTCATTTATGGGGTAAAAAAGATGCTTATGAAACTGAAACTGAAATTAAAAAAGAGTTAAAAGATGAGAAAATTCAAGTGGCTCCTATAGGTGCTGGCGCTGAAAACTTAGTTAGATACGCTGGTTTAATTTGCAATTATGGGCATGGCTGTGCTGGTAGAACAGGAATGGGCGCAGTTATAGGATCTAAAAAACTGAAAGCAATAGCTTTCCGTGGCACTAGAAAGATTAAAGTCGCGAAGCCGGATCTTTTAAATGAATATTTAAAGGAGCTTTTACCAATAATAAATAAAGCTGAATTCACTAAATTAAATAGAGATTATGGACAACCAATGGCTATAATTCCTAGAGAAGAGAACGGTCTTTTACCAATAAAGAATTTTGCTCAAGGCCGATGGAGGGATGGAGCCATTAAAATAGGCGCTCCTGTAGGAGGACCTGGAGAATACAATGAAGTTTTAAAGCCTAAACCTGAAACATGCTCTTATTGCGTAATGGGTTGCCATAGAAGAGTGAAAATAGATTACCCAGAAAAATATGCTATGGATAGTTATGGACCGGAGTATGAAACTTTAGCGATGATTGGGTCAGACTGCTTAATTGATAATTTATTAGCCATAAATAAGGCTAATGAGCTTTGCAATAGATGGAGCATAGATACAATAGAATTTGGTGGAGTATGCGCCTTCGCGATGGAAGCTTATGAAAAAGGATATATAACAAAAGAGGATTTAGGTGGAATAGAACTTAAATGGGGAGACGGCGACGCTATGATAGCTTTGCTTGAAAAAATTGTTAAAAGAGAAGGTAAAGTTCCTCGATTATTAGGTGAAGGCTTAAAAACGGCTGGAGAAGCTTTAGGATGCCCAGATATAGCGTTGCATGTTAACGGTGCTGCTGTTCCAGCTCATGATCCTAGAGCATTCTTCTCTATGGCTGTGGAAACCGCAACATCCACAAGAGGTGCATGCCATCTTCATGGATTCCCAGAGGCTATAGAGCTTGGTGTTCCGTTTCCTGAAGCTGGACCAGAATTAAGCCAACCATTAGATAGATTCGCGAAAGAATATAAAGGGTTAGCTCAAGCTAAATATCAAGATAGACAAGCTGTAAACAATTCTCTTGTATGGTGCTTCTTCTATGAATTTTCAGGCGTAACCTTCACTTGGACAACTAAGCTTTTAAATGCAACAACCGGTTGGGATTTAACTCCTCAAGAACTGCTTAAAATTGGTGAAAGAATAATAAATCTGCAGCGAATGTTTAATCTAAAGCATGGGCTTAAACCAGAAAGAGATGATTGGCTTCCTAAACGATTCTTTGAACCGAGAACAGAGGGAGGCGCTGCTGGTAAAGTCCCGCCATTAAGAGAAATGTTAGATGAATATTATAAAGTCAAAAACTGGCCTAATGGTATACCTAGCAAAGAAAAACTTAAAGAGTTAGGCTTAGAGTTTGCGATAAAAGATTTATCCTAA
- a CDS encoding glycine cleavage system protein H: MKYKEYDFPDDLYYTDRHLWVKKESDGSIAIGFNDLAQKLIGKVMFLRLPKKGAVLEAGKEFGTVESVKWVERLKAPISGVVKDVNASLRVNPKLVNQEPYNAWFIKVEPTEKLEEELSQLIHGEKLADWVKKEIEEKTKK; this comes from the coding sequence ATGAAGTATAAAGAATATGATTTCCCAGATGATCTTTATTATACGGATAGACATCTTTGGGTAAAGAAGGAAAGCGATGGAAGTATAGCTATAGGTTTTAACGATTTAGCTCAAAAGCTTATAGGTAAAGTTATGTTTTTAAGGCTTCCAAAAAAGGGAGCAGTTTTAGAGGCTGGTAAAGAATTTGGCACAGTTGAATCTGTTAAATGGGTTGAAAGATTAAAAGCTCCTATAAGCGGTGTTGTAAAAGATGTAAATGCCTCTCTTAGAGTTAATCCAAAGCTTGTAAATCAAGAACCTTATAATGCATGGTTTATAAAGGTGGAGCCTACTGAAAAGCTTGAAGAAGAGTTATCGCAATTAATTCATGGGGAAAAACTAGCGGATTGGGTAAAGAAAGAAATAGAAGAGAAAACTAAAAAATAG
- a CDS encoding NADH-quinone oxidoreductase subunit C, with translation MNLINEVEANLEKLLGADLLAKHEKDKRRVYIRTSKNRVKDVANYFKSIQARLAHISVIDLGLDGFDVIYHYALDHLEQQLHFNIKVNVSREESELPSVTSETMEALWPEREMMDLMPVKFSGNPIKKHLWLPYEWPKPVESENVEKDEQENWVSLPTQSREIDGSTILVGPYHPLLLESCYFRFKVDGEEILDAEIKVGWNHRGIMKLFEDKSFQRGIFISERICGICSIAHTTAYCNAMENLWNLEIPDRAKYIRTFMDELERIHSHLLWLAVAGDLIGFETLFMLALKTREKIMDVFERLTGHRRNTACNLIGGVRVDPTLELLQKTERELQEVKKEVKLLMSMVQDHKVAQKRMENIGLLPLQIAKDVGAVGPTARGSGYKVDSRWSDPFAAYSSEYTTWDVVLEEGKDCWARTMVRLKELLVSLDISFQCIEALKKVKGPIVEKLGKPPEGESIGKNEAPRGELFYYVVSNGSNTPYSIRVRTPSYRNNSALPFMLKGYTLADAPIIIGSIDPCMSCTDRIVKVINEERSEEKQFTLKELARRWK, from the coding sequence ATGAATTTAATTAATGAAGTTGAAGCTAATTTAGAAAAACTTTTAGGAGCAGACTTATTAGCTAAACATGAAAAAGACAAGCGTAGAGTTTATATAAGAACCTCTAAAAACCGCGTTAAAGATGTTGCTAATTACTTTAAATCAATTCAAGCTAGGTTAGCGCATATTTCAGTTATAGATTTAGGTTTAGATGGCTTCGATGTGATTTATCATTATGCTTTAGATCATTTAGAACAGCAGCTTCATTTTAACATTAAAGTTAATGTTTCACGAGAAGAATCTGAATTGCCATCAGTAACATCTGAAACTATGGAAGCATTATGGCCAGAAAGGGAAATGATGGATTTAATGCCAGTAAAATTTTCTGGAAATCCTATAAAAAAACATCTTTGGTTACCTTATGAGTGGCCTAAGCCTGTAGAAAGCGAAAATGTTGAAAAAGATGAGCAAGAAAATTGGGTTTCTCTTCCAACTCAATCTAGAGAAATAGATGGATCAACAATTTTAGTTGGACCATACCATCCGCTTCTTCTTGAAAGTTGTTATTTCAGATTTAAAGTTGATGGAGAAGAAATTTTAGATGCAGAAATTAAAGTTGGATGGAACCATAGAGGAATTATGAAGCTTTTTGAAGATAAAAGCTTTCAAAGAGGCATATTTATTTCAGAAAGAATTTGCGGCATATGTTCCATAGCTCATACAACTGCTTATTGTAATGCTATGGAAAATCTTTGGAATTTAGAAATTCCTGATAGAGCTAAGTATATTAGAACCTTTATGGATGAGTTAGAGCGAATTCACAGCCATCTTTTATGGTTAGCTGTAGCTGGAGATCTTATAGGGTTTGAAACACTTTTCATGCTAGCCTTAAAAACAAGAGAAAAAATTATGGATGTTTTTGAAAGATTAACTGGTCATAGAAGAAATACTGCTTGCAACTTGATAGGTGGAGTTAGAGTTGATCCAACTTTGGAGTTGCTTCAAAAAACAGAAAGAGAACTTCAAGAAGTTAAAAAAGAAGTGAAGCTTTTAATGTCGATGGTTCAAGACCATAAAGTAGCTCAAAAAAGAATGGAGAATATAGGGCTTCTTCCACTTCAAATAGCTAAAGATGTGGGAGCTGTTGGACCTACTGCAAGAGGAAGCGGTTATAAAGTGGATTCAAGATGGTCAGATCCTTTTGCAGCTTATAGCTCAGAATATACAACTTGGGATGTTGTTTTAGAAGAGGGGAAGGATTGCTGGGCTAGAACTATGGTTAGGCTAAAAGAGCTTCTTGTTTCATTAGACATTTCTTTTCAATGTATTGAAGCTTTAAAAAAGGTTAAGGGACCTATAGTAGAAAAGCTTGGAAAACCACCAGAAGGGGAATCTATAGGAAAAAATGAAGCCCCAAGAGGAGAGCTTTTCTATTATGTGGTTTCTAATGGCTCTAATACGCCTTATTCTATTAGAGTTAGAACTCCAAGCTATCGAAATAACTCTGCTTTACCCTTTATGCTTAAAGGTTATACATTAGCAGATGCGCCAATAATTATTGGAAGCATTGATCCATGTATGTCGTGTACAGATAGAATTGTGAAAGTAATTAATGAAGAAAGGAGTGAGGAAAAGCAATTTACGCTTAAGGAATTGGCAAGAAGGTGGAAATAA
- a CDS encoding NADH-quinone oxidoreductase subunit H, giving the protein MDLLLIIYSILIFPIAFFLGIIYSFFLRKVYARFQARRGPWLIVPKEVRKALGLSRILQPLYDALKLLYKESLIPEAANKKLFKSTPYIILGSIILSISFIPIAGFSPLGSFKFSLIVILYLLLIPPLLLVIGGSSSSSPWGVIGAKREVELTLIYEIIQAFAVFSVAIAANSLSIFEIIEFQKNHRPFIALNPLAAIAFLLVIIGKLKVKPFDIPDAPVEVVAGPETEYSGKLLGVLELGRIFFIFISITLFIDLFLEGGMHLIPSVSFIIESLAILFILALINAVNPRYRLDQAFKWCLKYQIPIAIAAIAWTYILKWTIVF; this is encoded by the coding sequence ATGGATTTATTGCTTATTATATATTCAATTTTAATTTTCCCAATCGCCTTCTTTCTTGGCATAATTTACAGTTTCTTTTTGCGTAAAGTTTATGCTCGTTTTCAAGCTAGAAGAGGGCCATGGTTAATAGTTCCAAAGGAAGTTAGAAAAGCTTTAGGCTTAAGCAGGATTCTTCAACCTCTTTACGATGCATTAAAGTTGCTTTATAAAGAAAGCTTAATTCCAGAAGCCGCTAACAAAAAGCTTTTCAAATCTACTCCTTACATAATTTTAGGAAGCATTATTTTATCAATTTCATTTATTCCTATAGCTGGATTTTCTCCTTTAGGAAGCTTTAAATTTAGTTTGATAGTTATTCTCTACTTGCTTTTAATTCCGCCCTTGCTTTTAGTAATTGGAGGTTCTTCAAGCTCTTCTCCTTGGGGAGTTATTGGAGCCAAAAGAGAAGTTGAACTTACGCTAATTTATGAAATAATTCAAGCTTTCGCAGTTTTCTCAGTAGCAATCGCAGCTAATTCTCTCTCAATTTTTGAAATTATTGAATTTCAAAAAAACCATAGACCATTTATAGCTTTAAATCCGCTTGCTGCTATAGCCTTTTTATTAGTTATAATTGGCAAGCTTAAAGTAAAACCTTTTGACATACCTGATGCACCAGTAGAAGTTGTAGCTGGACCAGAAACTGAATATAGCGGAAAACTTCTTGGAGTTTTAGAGCTGGGACGAATATTTTTCATCTTTATTTCCATAACGTTATTTATAGATTTGTTTTTAGAAGGGGGAATGCATCTTATTCCTTCAGTTTCCTTTATAATAGAAAGCTTAGCTATATTATTTATTTTAGCTTTAATAAATGCGGTTAACCCTAGGTATAGGCTTGATCAAGCTTTCAAATGGTGTTTAAAGTATCAGATTCCAATCGCCATAGCAGCTATAGCATGGACATACATTTTAAAATGGACAATTGTTTTTTAG
- a CDS encoding 4Fe-4S binding protein, whose translation MVNGMAMLIKELLKNIKQCITIDYPAGTWPGKKYSQIVPYGRGMHEFDEEKCIGCGACASMCSSKTIKLIDEEGKRTVSIYLGRCIFCGKCQDICPEEALKLTPKYELANINEEKLYVKNSLNMVKCESCEKFIFTEKQINTVKNKVLENLKPETKEKMKLDIEKYLKLCPDCRKILSFKLETHPRKLY comes from the coding sequence ATGGTTAACGGAATGGCAATGTTGATTAAGGAACTTTTAAAGAATATTAAACAATGCATTACCATAGATTATCCAGCTGGAACTTGGCCCGGTAAAAAATATAGTCAAATAGTGCCTTACGGAAGGGGAATGCATGAATTTGATGAAGAAAAATGCATTGGATGCGGAGCATGCGCATCCATGTGCTCTAGCAAAACTATAAAGCTAATAGATGAAGAAGGAAAAAGAACTGTTTCTATATATTTAGGAAGATGCATTTTCTGCGGTAAATGCCAAGATATATGCCCTGAAGAGGCGCTTAAACTAACGCCGAAATATGAGTTGGCTAACATCAATGAAGAAAAACTTTATGTAAAGAATTCGCTTAATATGGTTAAATGCGAGTCTTGCGAAAAATTTATATTTACTGAAAAACAAATTAACACCGTTAAAAATAAAGTTCTTGAGAATCTTAAGCCTGAAACCAAAGAAAAGATGAAACTTGATATAGAGAAGTATTTAAAGCTTTGCCCAGATTGCAGAAAGATATTAAGCTTTAAGCTTGAAACTCACCCAAGAAAACTTTATTAA
- the nuoB gene encoding NADH-quinone oxidoreductase subunit NuoB, with the protein MNLKQKARVYSPWVFHAHAGGCNNCDIEIAAVFSPRFDVERMGVKLKNNPRHADILLVTGPVPKQVEPALKRIYNQTPNPKVVVAIGGCAIDCGPYNYDDAPENYALAGPVNKIIPVDVYVPGCPPRPEAIIHGLALALECLALKK; encoded by the coding sequence ATGAATTTAAAACAAAAAGCTCGAGTATACTCTCCTTGGGTTTTTCACGCTCATGCTGGAGGCTGCAATAACTGCGATATAGAGATAGCGGCCGTTTTTTCACCTCGCTTTGACGTTGAACGAATGGGAGTTAAGCTTAAAAATAATCCTCGCCATGCCGATATACTTTTAGTTACAGGCCCTGTTCCAAAACAGGTGGAACCAGCTTTAAAAAGAATATACAATCAAACTCCTAATCCAAAAGTGGTTGTAGCTATTGGAGGCTGCGCAATAGATTGCGGTCCCTACAATTATGATGATGCACCTGAAAATTATGCTTTAGCAGGTCCTGTAAATAAAATAATTCCAGTAGATGTTTATGTTCCAGGATGCCCCCCAAGACCAGAGGCGATAATTCATGGATTAGCTTTAGCGCTTGAATGCCTTGCATTAAAGAAGTGA